The genomic DNA TatctctctcacctccacagTCTCAGCGGGTTCATTCGGTTCAGTGGTGGAGAGCAGAATTTCTTTCTTCctaaaacaaccaaataaaacaatacaaagttGAATTGCAAACTTTGAAACTATGAAAGTAAATATTCAGAATAAAagagcagtgatgctgctgattatttttcatgtctttacctcatccagagacacagaagaagcagaggaatCAGCATCACGACCACCAGACTCAACCTGATGATGTTTGACACTGATAGTTTCTCTAGAAATGGAGATAAGCAGTTATTAGATATACAGTAGTGGAGCTCACTAGTAGATCTGAGTCATGAATCAGTTTGTTAGGAAAAAACAGCACCATGGAAAAATGTACCTGCTAAAACATTCAGATATAAGGCAGACTTTTGAAATCCTATTTTGTTCCGGGCTTCACAGTAATAATTCCCACTTTGATTAGCTCTGAAGTCAGTGATGGTGAAGATCTGTCCTGATGCTGTTGGTGAGTCTTCGTCCTCCTTGTACCAGGTGTAGGTAGCTGCTGGgttagcatcactgctgcaggtcagattgactgagctgccctccactatctcagcagagggactcactgacacagagggaagtCTTGGAGCATCTGGAGGACAATATGCACAGAGAGATGAGTATTCTGTAGCTGTCCTGAAAGCTATGACAgtaaataaatcatcatttgAATCCAACTGATAActgatgtgctgatgtttaCTTACACTGGACATCTATGAGCAGAGACTCAGAGCGCTGATCCTCAGACGTGCAGTAGTAGATCCCTCTGTCCTCAGAGCGGATGGAGGTGAAGTGATGAATACCTGCTGATCCTACAGGCAGTACCTGGTCTTCCTTGTACCAGGTGTAGGTAGCTGCTGGGTTagcttcactgctgcaggtcagattgactgagctgccctccactatctcagcagagggactcactgacacagagggaagtCTTGGAGCATCTGCATATCGATGAAGGTTGGTTAGTGTAAATTCATGGTTTGTTGCTACGGTGACACATACTGCATTTAAGTAAATACTTAGAGAAACATAGGAGGTGGTTTTGTGACCAGACTGATGGTTTGAATTCCCAGAACAGCAGTAAAACTGCCTCACAGACATTCTCAGGACTTTGTCATGTTATGTGAGGtgaaagtaaaaatacagtgaagtaaactcacacactgaaggggAGCGATAATCCTCACGTCCTTTAAAAGCACAAGAGATCTTGTCTCCAGGATAAAAGTTGTCTTTATAAGAAGAAGTTTCCTCCGTCATGATTCTCTGTCCATTCTTGAACCAGACGAAGGAAAGACGACCAgctggactgcagctgctgtgacacttcagctctgcctcggtataaagctgatgatgtgttgttgtggtcacctgcacctgcagagctggatatgaaaaggagtgaaacagtgaaacagtaatGTCATAGATCACTAAAtactcagctgcaaacacaaagccaCACTCAGTCTAAACTGAGGAGATAAGTAACGGGACTGATGGATGATTCAACGTTTGTATCAAGCAGCATCTTCTCCACTTGTCATCTGCTTGTTTAAATctcctgtgttggtgtgtctccATCAGGTTGTGTTCATCAGTACCTGTGACAGTCAGAGTTGTTCCAGGTAAACTGCTCCTCCAGTCAAAGCTTCCTGCTGTGAATTTGAAGTGATACTGggctgagtctctctctgtcagctcagtgatTCTCAGAGTGGAgcgtcctccctctgtttcaagGACCTGAACACGACCTGCATACTGGGGGTCTTCACTTAGGTCCTCAGGCTGTgactgataaacccactgacGACTACGTTCAGACCTGAACCAGAGTTTTGATGTGATAGATCCAGAACTGCTGTATGTGGAAGAAATGTCCACTGAAGAGCCTTTGGGGGCACAGATGCTTCTGTGAGTGTAAGTCACTCTGTTGCAGCTTTGTCCACCGACacctgaaagataaaacaattatatgaacatttttaaaccagagctgctgaggagtcaCAGTCGGAGCCTCCATATTTAATATCCATGTAGTCAGAAGGCTCCACTAGATGGTGACATGTTAGTAGAAGACTGTGGAGaactcacacactggaggagagtGGGAATCCTCATGTCCTTCCACAGCACAGACATAGCTGTCTCCAGGACTGATGTAGCCTGAGTAAGaatatgtttttctctcagttttctgTCCATTCTTGTACCAGACGTAGGAAGGATTATCAGGTAGACGACAATCACTGTGGCATGAAAGAGCAGTCGAGAAAAAAGAGGATGTGTCCTtcacctgcagagctggatctgtgaagaagaaacaggaatcTCAAAACTGTCGACACACatggaaataaacacatgatacattcatgttgttgttttctggatgttgaacatttggaaattagtaaaatatgaatgaaaatgttaccTGTGACTGTCAAAGTGACTCCAGGTGAACCAAAAAACTTTCCACCTGGTTGGTTTGTTATGAACCTGAACTTGTACTCAGCTGAGTCGCTCTCTCTCAGGTCTGTGATTCTCAGAGTGCAGCTGTTCATATCACAGTGATTCTGCACACGACCTGCGTACTCTGCATCTGTGCTCGGATCCACTGGTTCACTTCCTCCCATTTTAGTAAACCAGAATGTTTTCTGAACTACAGTAACACGGCCATTCATTCTGG from Pempheris klunzingeri isolate RE-2024b chromosome 3, fPemKlu1.hap1, whole genome shotgun sequence includes the following:
- the LOC139199007 gene encoding cell adhesion molecule CEACAM5-like, which produces MGFKVAAGGLVFLLSVSVIQGQNDWGVTYTSTNICALKGSSVELRCTYRHPSRMNGRVTVVQKTFWFTKMGGSEPVDPSTDAEYAGRVQNHCDMNSCTLRITDLRESDSAEYKFRFITNQPGGKFFGSPGVTLTVTALQVKDTSSFFSTALSCHSDCRLPDNPSYVWYKNGQKTERKTYSYSGYISPGDSYVCAVEGHEDSHSPPVCVGGQSCNRVTYTHRSICAPKGSSVDISSTYSSSGSITSKLWFRSERSRQWVYQSQPEDLSEDPQYAGRVQVLETEGGRSTLRITELTERDSAQYHFKFTAGSFDWRSSLPGTTLTVTALQVQVTTTTHHQLYTEAELKCHSSCSPAGRLSFVWFKNGQRIMTEETSSYKDNFYPGDKISCAFKGREDYRSPSVYAPRLPSVSVSPSAEIVEGSSVNLTCSSEANPAATYTWYKEDQVLPVGSAGIHHFTSIRSEDRGIYYCTSEDQRSESLLIDVQYAPRLPSVSVSPSAEIVEGSSVNLTCSSDANPAATYTWYKEDEDSPTASGQIFTITDFRANQSGNYYCEARNKIGFQKSALYLNVLAEKLSVSNIIRLSLVVVMLIPLLLLCLWMRKKEILLSTTEPNEPAETVELEDDPDYINVPDVKRITTERTEDTEEQEDLV